The following proteins come from a genomic window of Gimesia chilikensis:
- a CDS encoding YbcC family protein, which yields MSQVQSAVINKQPLEVWRGLSSRQLPERELLQEALQSVHQCIAPVWPLKDYVAVNPYHGITDRSFLNVRKYLRIFSDSETLMPLTHYAAAFRAGQFELSDIESALAELQAENLVAESLPSAAQLVACLGALESVTAEPDTPDKTPRKRQMRAFSEILDAQTGGDWTQTIGDELSKFCAQHYDQGEAAWKSPWQHLSLFDNWRSAAQHDRSMEIMGVSCFRQLVQQLPDSAETTLAVMLEELKVPRALWETYLLCQACQTPGWSAWAKYQFEQGTSEELDSSDLTALLAIRLVYEAVLSEAKSFEVDWSKLAGATPVRFKVPFDSEEQVIERYILLRASEIAYRNKLLNSLRNNVSNCGQSTEQKLAQMVFCIDVRSERIRRQLEQTSAAIETLGFAGFFGIPMEYIRWGDQGGDNQLPVLLQPQFQVTEELPSKDQGQQEQLLEQQGISRSFRKLWKRFQQSAVGSFPFVETMGLFYGLLLGKRAWGTRVSAGMESKGSHSQHRKPVPRPSLNGLDAQGITVEKLTEMAETILKNMSLTAGFARLVVFCGHESQTANNPLKAGLDCGACGGHSGASNAQVAAEIMNLAAVRRGLKRKGIEIPEDTVFIAGVHNTTTDQIRFFEPDQLSASHREQLDSLQQLTLQATHLTRAERMTSLNSESVSELLQRAGDWSEVRPEWGLSNNAALVVGPRQLTRAVDLDGRTFLHNYDPDQDPEGTVLENIMTAPMIVAHWINMQYYASTVDQRYCGSGNKTVHNVTGGFGILSGNGGDLMTGLPWQSLHDGQNLQHQPQRLQVVINASRQAIENVIARHTLVANLLQGSWLYLIACEAGEFYQYRAGNQWKHLDRAE from the coding sequence ATGTCACAAGTACAGTCTGCTGTCATCAACAAACAACCGCTGGAGGTCTGGCGAGGACTTTCATCCCGGCAGTTGCCCGAACGGGAACTGCTGCAGGAGGCCCTGCAGAGCGTGCATCAGTGCATCGCCCCGGTCTGGCCGTTAAAAGATTATGTCGCCGTTAATCCCTACCACGGGATCACCGACCGCTCCTTTCTCAATGTCCGAAAATATCTGCGGATCTTTTCGGACTCGGAAACCCTGATGCCGCTAACGCACTACGCCGCCGCCTTCCGGGCCGGACAGTTTGAGCTCAGTGATATAGAGTCGGCCCTGGCAGAACTGCAGGCTGAGAATCTGGTAGCCGAGTCTCTTCCCAGTGCCGCCCAGTTGGTAGCCTGTCTGGGGGCACTGGAATCAGTGACTGCAGAGCCGGATACGCCCGACAAAACACCCCGCAAACGACAGATGCGTGCCTTCTCAGAAATCCTGGATGCACAGACGGGCGGTGACTGGACGCAAACGATCGGCGATGAACTTTCTAAATTCTGTGCCCAGCATTACGACCAGGGCGAGGCTGCCTGGAAAAGCCCCTGGCAGCATCTCTCACTCTTCGACAACTGGCGAAGCGCAGCGCAACATGATCGCAGCATGGAGATCATGGGCGTCAGCTGTTTCCGTCAACTGGTCCAGCAGTTACCTGACTCCGCAGAAACGACGCTGGCTGTGATGCTGGAAGAACTGAAAGTGCCGCGGGCACTCTGGGAGACCTATCTGCTCTGTCAGGCCTGTCAGACTCCCGGCTGGAGCGCCTGGGCGAAATACCAGTTCGAGCAGGGAACCTCCGAGGAACTCGATAGCAGCGATCTCACTGCACTGCTGGCAATCCGACTCGTTTACGAAGCAGTCCTCTCTGAAGCGAAATCGTTCGAAGTCGACTGGAGCAAACTGGCCGGAGCTACGCCTGTCCGATTCAAGGTTCCCTTCGATTCTGAAGAGCAGGTCATCGAACGCTACATTCTGCTGCGGGCCTCTGAAATTGCCTACCGCAACAAACTGCTCAACAGCCTGCGGAACAATGTTTCAAACTGCGGTCAGTCGACCGAGCAAAAGCTGGCCCAAATGGTATTCTGTATCGACGTGCGATCCGAACGCATCCGACGTCAGCTGGAACAGACGTCCGCAGCGATCGAAACACTCGGCTTTGCCGGTTTCTTCGGAATCCCCATGGAATATATCCGCTGGGGCGATCAGGGGGGAGACAACCAGCTTCCGGTTCTGCTCCAGCCTCAGTTCCAGGTAACTGAAGAACTCCCGTCGAAAGATCAGGGACAACAGGAGCAACTGCTGGAGCAGCAGGGAATCAGCAGGTCGTTCCGCAAACTCTGGAAGCGATTTCAACAGTCAGCAGTCGGGAGCTTCCCCTTCGTAGAAACGATGGGCCTGTTTTACGGGCTTTTGCTGGGCAAGCGCGCCTGGGGAACCAGAGTCAGCGCTGGTATGGAGTCTAAGGGATCGCATTCACAGCATCGGAAGCCAGTGCCACGTCCGAGTCTGAACGGCCTGGATGCGCAGGGGATTACCGTTGAAAAACTGACTGAGATGGCTGAGACGATTCTGAAGAACATGAGCCTCACAGCAGGATTTGCCCGGCTGGTGGTCTTCTGCGGTCACGAAAGTCAGACTGCGAATAATCCTCTCAAGGCGGGGCTGGACTGCGGTGCTTGTGGCGGTCATTCCGGTGCCTCTAATGCCCAGGTAGCTGCTGAGATTATGAATCTGGCTGCAGTGCGACGGGGACTCAAACGAAAAGGTATCGAGATTCCAGAGGATACGGTCTTTATTGCAGGCGTGCACAACACGACGACAGACCAGATCCGCTTTTTCGAACCGGACCAGCTCTCCGCTTCACACCGAGAGCAGTTGGACTCACTGCAGCAACTGACGCTGCAGGCAACACATCTGACTCGGGCGGAGCGAATGACGTCACTCAACAGTGAATCTGTCAGTGAACTCTTACAACGGGCCGGCGACTGGTCCGAGGTGCGACCGGAATGGGGGCTGTCCAATAATGCGGCCCTGGTGGTTGGACCTCGGCAATTGACACGCGCGGTCGACCTCGATGGTCGTACCTTTCTGCACAATTATGATCCCGACCAGGATCCGGAAGGAACCGTGCTGGAGAATATCATGACCGCTCCCATGATCGTGGCCCACTGGATCAACATGCAATATTACGCGTCCACTGTCGATCAACGTTACTGCGGTAGTGGGAATAAAACCGTACATAACGTGACCGGCGGTTTCGGCATCCTCTCCGGCAATGGAGGCGATCTGATGACCGGGTTGCCCTGGCAGTCTCTGCACGACGGTCAGAACCTGCAGCATCAACCGCAGCGACTGCAGGTCGTGATTAACGCATCGCGACAGGCCATTGAAAACGTGATTGCCCGACACACGCTGGTCGCCAATCTTCTGCAGGGAAGCTGGCTCTACCTGATCGCCTGCGAAGCAGGAGAGTTCTATCAATATCGCGCGGGCAATCAGTGGAAGCACCTTGATCGCGCTGAATAA
- a CDS encoding proton-conducting transporter membrane subunit — protein sequence MYLLAETLIVSAGLLMATGLVPGRWCKKLQFKLRDGVTLLAGLQTLLALAITLMNVTGAWWGTGPFTEPVRIDVGGVQWLLLDGTSSLMFALVSFVGWVICRYSVRFLDGEPELGNYYRWTALTIGAVSLMALSGNLLLFIAAWALSSLGLHHLLLFYRERPAARRAAWNKFIASRTGDLCLLIAAVLIYLECQTLNFTPLFEQLAGTGSTISMSLMCGVWLLVIGAAIKTAQFPFHSWLPQTLETPTPVSALMHAGIVNAGGYLLIRTSPLVQLVPAALACLVLIGTLTVCIAATSMLAQNSVKKRLAYSTVAQMGFMMLQCGLGAFSAAMLHLLAHSFYKAYAFLSSGSVLEQKRALGRGPEPKQTVPVSSFKLLLTTGFVVLGFLAVLALFGINPATKPGGMLLGLVVCLALTGWLKQAWQTGDYLLVLRTACAAGGVCLLYCLAFLTIDRLVTPTPVTAFADPSLLMIGGPAVLVVLGFTSLLLLNDRLTLSRRPDWMNALYIHALNGFYVEAWFRQRLGHLLKQ from the coding sequence ATTGATGGCAACGGGACTGGTGCCAGGTCGCTGGTGCAAAAAGCTGCAGTTCAAGCTGCGTGATGGCGTGACGCTGCTGGCGGGTTTACAGACCCTGCTGGCACTGGCAATTACCCTGATGAACGTGACGGGAGCCTGGTGGGGAACGGGGCCGTTCACCGAACCAGTTCGCATCGACGTTGGCGGAGTGCAGTGGCTGCTGCTGGATGGCACCTCCAGCCTGATGTTTGCCCTGGTCTCGTTCGTGGGCTGGGTTATCTGTCGCTATTCCGTCCGGTTCCTGGATGGCGAGCCCGAACTCGGCAATTACTATCGCTGGACCGCGCTGACGATTGGAGCCGTCTCCCTGATGGCTCTGTCAGGGAATCTGCTGCTGTTCATAGCCGCCTGGGCACTTTCCAGTCTGGGGCTGCATCATCTGCTCCTGTTCTACCGTGAACGACCCGCGGCCCGACGGGCTGCCTGGAATAAGTTCATCGCCAGTCGAACCGGTGACCTCTGTCTGCTGATCGCTGCGGTGCTGATCTACCTGGAATGCCAGACTCTGAACTTCACCCCTCTGTTCGAGCAACTGGCAGGCACCGGTTCAACGATCAGCATGTCTTTGATGTGCGGCGTCTGGCTGCTGGTGATCGGGGCTGCGATCAAAACGGCACAGTTCCCCTTTCACTCCTGGTTGCCTCAGACCCTGGAGACACCGACGCCGGTCTCCGCCCTGATGCACGCCGGTATTGTGAACGCAGGCGGCTATCTGCTGATTCGCACGAGTCCACTGGTCCAACTGGTTCCCGCAGCGTTGGCCTGCCTGGTACTGATCGGAACCCTCACGGTCTGTATTGCCGCCACTTCGATGCTGGCTCAGAACAGTGTCAAAAAGAGACTCGCTTATTCCACCGTCGCCCAGATGGGCTTCATGATGTTGCAGTGCGGACTGGGAGCCTTCTCGGCAGCGATGCTGCATCTGCTGGCGCACTCCTTCTATAAAGCGTATGCCTTCCTCAGCAGTGGAAGTGTGCTTGAACAGAAACGGGCGCTCGGCAGGGGGCCGGAACCGAAGCAGACGGTGCCTGTCTCATCCTTCAAACTCCTGCTGACAACAGGCTTCGTTGTCCTCGGATTTCTGGCAGTGCTGGCCCTGTTCGGAATCAATCCAGCCACCAAGCCCGGGGGGATGCTACTGGGACTGGTTGTCTGTCTCGCGCTGACGGGCTGGCTGAAACAGGCCTGGCAGACCGGCGATTACCTGCTGGTACTCCGCACGGCCTGTGCCGCCGGGGGCGTCTGTCTGCTCTACTGTCTTGCCTTTCTCACCATCGATCGCCTGGTGACGCCGACTCCGGTGACGGCTTTTGCCGATCCCTCGCTGCTGATGATTGGGGGACCTGCGGTTCTGGTAGTTCTCGGATTTACCAGCCTGCTGCTGCTGAATGACCGGCTGACATTGTCGCGAAGACCAGACTGGATGAATGCCCTCTACATCCACGCGCTGAACGGGTTTTACGTCGAAGCCTGGTTTCGTCAGCGACTGGGGCACCTTTTGAAACAGTGA
- a CDS encoding HPF/RaiA family ribosome-associated protein — protein sequence MTISYTDRNGLLNFRLKQLCKRRLEYALSRFQNRIRSIDLCVSDLNGPRGGIDKACRVRIVHEKGSVIVNQKSEDLAVCISRVAEKAARALSRSLGRSLKFRRERLNIPLDNEME from the coding sequence ATGACGATATCATATACAGATCGAAATGGTTTATTGAACTTTCGATTGAAACAATTGTGTAAACGCAGGTTAGAGTACGCACTTTCACGCTTTCAGAACCGGATCAGATCGATTGACCTTTGTGTCAGCGATCTGAATGGACCCCGGGGAGGCATAGATAAAGCCTGTCGAGTACGAATTGTACATGAGAAGGGATCGGTAATCGTCAATCAGAAGAGCGAGGACCTTGCTGTCTGTATTTCACGTGTAGCGGAAAAGGCGGCCCGGGCCCTGTCTCGCTCGTTGGGGCGTTCACTGAAATTCAGACGTGAAAGACTTAACATCCCACTGGATAACGAGATGGAATAG